Proteins from a single region of Desulfobacter postgatei 2ac9:
- a CDS encoding succinate dehydrogenase cytochrome b subunit: MNWLVRTFSCSIAKKQFMAVTGLAFCLFLTSHLIGNLFVYGGKDAFNGYVEHLHALGVLIHIAEAGLIVFALIHIGTALILYFQNLAARPVKYKKKSNAGGRTLASATMPYTGLFILVFIVVHLVSMKFADHSTLTTFDVTAGVFAKPAYLAFYIVSMVVVAFHVNHGFWSAFQSFGASHPKYMPIVRGFGILFSVIVGAGFGLIPIAFNMIS, from the coding sequence ATGAACTGGCTGGTACGAACTTTTAGCTGCTCTATAGCCAAGAAGCAGTTTATGGCAGTAACCGGTCTCGCTTTCTGCCTCTTCCTAACAAGTCACCTCATTGGAAACCTGTTTGTTTATGGCGGAAAAGATGCGTTCAATGGTTATGTTGAGCATCTTCATGCACTTGGGGTACTTATCCACATCGCAGAAGCGGGTTTGATTGTTTTTGCCCTCATTCACATCGGTACGGCACTTATTCTCTATTTTCAAAACCTTGCTGCAAGACCTGTTAAATACAAGAAAAAGTCAAATGCCGGCGGTCGGACATTGGCATCGGCAACTATGCCCTACACAGGTCTTTTTATATTGGTTTTTATAGTAGTTCATCTTGTTTCTATGAAATTTGCCGATCATTCCACCTTAACTACCTTTGATGTCACAGCTGGTGTTTTTGCCAAGCCTGCGTATCTTGCGTTCTATATCGTCTCTATGGTAGTGGTGGCATTTCATGTAAATCACGGCTTTTGGAGTGCTTTCCAATCCTTTGGCGCGAGTCATCCGAAGTATATGCCTATCGTCAGAGGGTTTGGTATACTTTTTAGTGTGATTGTCGGAGCAGGATTCGGTTTAATTCCAATCGCTTTTAATATGATATCATAG
- a CDS encoding ABC transporter substrate-binding protein, with the protein MKQKHLVLAMLVTILSILLVSEAMAADVYKIGGIFSVTGSASFLGDPEKKTMEMMVEQINAAGGIDGHMLEAVIYDSEGDPAKAVSAVNKLIHKDQVIAIIGPSTTPTTLAIVNFTKRAKVPLISCAAGIKITTPVDPWVFKTAQSDLLAVAALYQQMQAAGIKKIGILTVSNAYGESGKLQLLDQAEKFGIQVILSESFGDKDTDTTTQLAKIKAAGPDAIVCWGTNPGPAVVAKNAKQLKIDIPLYQSHGVGSPKFIELAGDAADGNILPTGKILVTSLLDDSDPQKKVLKDYQTTYENKYSAAVSGFGGYAYDAVNLLAGALKGSGGDKEKIRDNLEATKGYVGATGEFNFTAEDHNGLSPAAFVMVEIKNGTWTLLK; encoded by the coding sequence ATGAAACAAAAACACCTTGTACTTGCAATGCTTGTCACTATCCTGTCGATACTTCTGGTATCAGAGGCCATGGCGGCAGACGTTTACAAAATCGGTGGCATTTTTTCGGTCACCGGAAGTGCCTCGTTTTTGGGAGATCCTGAAAAGAAAACCATGGAAATGATGGTTGAACAGATCAATGCCGCCGGCGGCATTGACGGACACATGCTTGAGGCGGTGATCTATGACTCCGAAGGAGATCCGGCCAAAGCCGTATCCGCCGTAAACAAACTGATCCACAAAGATCAGGTCATCGCCATCATCGGTCCCTCCACCACACCGACTACCCTTGCCATTGTCAATTTCACCAAGCGGGCCAAAGTGCCTTTGATCAGCTGTGCCGCCGGCATCAAAATCACCACTCCGGTGGATCCCTGGGTATTCAAAACAGCCCAGAGCGATTTGCTGGCCGTGGCAGCCCTATACCAGCAGATGCAAGCCGCCGGCATTAAAAAAATCGGCATACTCACAGTCTCCAATGCCTATGGTGAAAGCGGGAAATTACAACTTTTGGATCAGGCCGAAAAATTCGGTATCCAGGTCATCTTAAGTGAAAGTTTTGGCGACAAAGATACCGATACCACTACCCAGCTGGCTAAAATCAAGGCTGCCGGTCCGGACGCCATTGTGTGCTGGGGTACCAATCCCGGTCCGGCAGTCGTGGCAAAAAACGCAAAACAGCTGAAGATCGACATTCCGCTGTACCAGAGCCACGGGGTGGGATCACCCAAATTTATTGAACTTGCCGGAGATGCCGCCGACGGCAACATCCTGCCCACGGGCAAAATTCTTGTGACCAGCCTTTTAGATGATTCCGACCCCCAAAAGAAAGTACTTAAAGATTATCAAACCACGTATGAAAATAAATATTCCGCAGCCGTATCAGGATTTGGCGGGTATGCATATGATGCCGTGAACCTTCTGGCCGGTGCATTAAAAGGCAGCGGCGGAGACAAGGAAAAAATCCGGGACAATCTGGAAGCCACCAAAGGTTACGTGGGGGCCACAGGAGAATTCAACTTCACTGCCGAGGACCATAATGGCCTATCCCCGGCTGCATTTGTCATGGTTGAAATCAAAAACGGCACCTGGACCCTGTTAAAATAA
- a CDS encoding fumarate reductase/succinate dehydrogenase flavoprotein subunit, translated as MQLNSNVPSGPLEGKWDRYKFDLKKVNPANKRKFEIIVVGTGLAGGSAAATLADLGYHVKNFCIQDSPRRAHSIAAQGGINAAKNYPGDGDSVYNLFYDTIKGGDYRAREANVYRLAQNANAIIDHCVATGVPFAREYGGLHANRSFGGAQVSRTFYARGQTGQQLLLGVYGQLSRQIGLGGVEMFPRRDILDIVIVDGCARGVICRNLVTGEIESHSAHAVVLATGGYDNVYFLSTSGMHSNVSACWAAYKKGAAFANPCYTQIHPTCITVHGDYQSKLTLMSESLRNDGRIWVPINKGDKRSPDQIPENERDYYLERKYPSFGNLVPRDVASRNAKLACDEGRGVGNTGLAVYLDFTEAINRDGEAVIRAKYGNLFQMYHKITDEDPYKVPMKIYPAIHYVMGGTWVDYNLMTTRDGLFCLGGANFSDHGANRLGASALMQGLSDGYFVLPYTIGGYLATQSLSPVNTSHQAFKDAEKQLSEKLNKLMNIKGKRTVDDIHKELGLIMWDYCGMARNDAGLKTAIQKIQALRAEFWENVDVTGSSKDFNQTLEKGYRLADYLEFGELLARDALTRQESCGGHFREESQTEENEAKRDDENFCHVAAWEYAGEGKDPIRNTEPLVFESVKLTQRSYK; from the coding sequence ATGCAATTAAATTCCAATGTTCCGTCAGGTCCTCTAGAGGGCAAATGGGATAGATATAAATTTGATTTAAAAAAAGTCAATCCTGCAAATAAAAGAAAATTTGAAATTATCGTTGTGGGAACAGGACTTGCCGGCGGTTCAGCCGCGGCAACTTTGGCAGATCTTGGGTACCATGTAAAAAATTTCTGCATCCAAGACTCTCCGCGAAGAGCGCACAGTATTGCTGCCCAGGGCGGTATCAATGCAGCAAAAAATTATCCCGGTGACGGCGATAGCGTATATAACCTTTTTTATGACACAATCAAGGGCGGCGATTACCGTGCAAGAGAAGCAAATGTTTACCGTCTTGCCCAGAATGCTAATGCAATTATTGACCATTGTGTTGCCACCGGTGTTCCCTTTGCAAGAGAATACGGCGGACTTCATGCCAACCGGTCATTTGGTGGTGCCCAGGTTTCACGTACCTTTTATGCCAGAGGGCAGACGGGGCAGCAGTTGCTTCTGGGCGTTTACGGTCAGTTGAGCCGTCAGATCGGTCTTGGCGGTGTGGAGATGTTCCCCAGACGTGACATCCTTGACATCGTTATTGTAGACGGTTGCGCCAGAGGTGTTATTTGCCGTAACCTGGTCACAGGCGAGATAGAAAGTCATTCAGCCCATGCCGTAGTTCTTGCCACAGGCGGATACGATAATGTATACTTCCTGTCCACCAGTGGTATGCATTCCAATGTCTCTGCATGTTGGGCTGCTTACAAAAAAGGCGCCGCCTTTGCCAACCCATGTTATACCCAGATCCATCCCACATGTATTACCGTGCATGGAGACTACCAGTCCAAACTGACGCTGATGAGTGAAAGTCTCAGAAATGACGGTAGAATTTGGGTTCCAATTAATAAGGGAGATAAACGCAGTCCGGATCAAATTCCTGAAAACGAAAGAGATTACTACCTGGAGCGTAAATATCCAAGTTTCGGTAACCTTGTTCCTCGCGATGTGGCTTCACGTAATGCAAAACTGGCATGTGATGAAGGAAGAGGCGTTGGCAACACAGGACTTGCCGTATATCTGGATTTTACCGAAGCAATCAACCGCGATGGTGAAGCTGTCATCAGAGCAAAATATGGCAACCTTTTCCAGATGTACCATAAGATTACGGATGAAGATCCGTATAAAGTGCCCATGAAAATCTATCCTGCCATCCACTATGTTATGGGCGGCACCTGGGTTGATTATAACCTGATGACAACCCGTGACGGACTTTTCTGTCTGGGTGGTGCCAACTTCTCTGACCACGGCGCAAACCGTCTGGGCGCAAGTGCATTGATGCAGGGCCTTTCAGACGGATATTTTGTTCTTCCCTATACCATCGGCGGATACCTTGCAACCCAGTCTCTGTCTCCAGTAAACACCTCTCACCAGGCGTTTAAAGATGCAGAAAAACAGCTTAGTGAGAAATTGAACAAGCTTATGAATATTAAGGGTAAGAGAACCGTTGATGATATTCACAAAGAGCTTGGCCTGATTATGTGGGATTACTGCGGCATGGCCCGTAATGATGCCGGACTGAAAACAGCGATCCAGAAGATTCAAGCACTTCGCGCAGAATTCTGGGAGAATGTGGATGTCACAGGAAGCAGCAAAGATTTTAACCAGACTCTGGAAAAAGGCTACAGACTTGCTGATTACCTTGAATTCGGCGAGCTTCTGGCTCGTGATGCGCTGACCCGTCAAGAATCCTGTGGTGGGCATTTCAGGGAAGAGTCCCAGACAGAAGAAAACGAAGCCAAGAGAGATGATGAAAACTTCTGCCATGTAGCTGCTTGGGAATATGCGGGTGAAGGTAAAGACCCGATACGTAATACAGAACCACTTGTTTTTGAGAGTGTGAAATTAACGCAAAGGAGCTACAAGTGA
- a CDS encoding NADP-dependent malic enzyme, whose amino-acid sequence MLKFIDALEYHRSGRKGKIEVITTKPCATSRDLSLAYSPGVAQPCLAIEKEPDMAYEYTTKGNLVAVVSNGTAVLGLGDIGPLAAKPVMEGKGVLFKSFADIDVFDIELNTKDPDELIRTVQLLEPTFGGINLEDIKGPECFYIEEALQKTMNIPVFHDDQHGTAIIVAAGMVNALEVVEKKIDEIKIVFNGAGAAGIACANLLISMGVNKKKLILCDSKGVIYKGRTVGMNPYKERLAAQTDARTLDDAMKGADIFFGVSVKGALTADMLRVMAKDPIVFAMANPDPEITPNEAKKVRDDVIIGTGRSDYNNQVNNVLCFPFLFRGALDTHASAINDEMKLAAVHALAQLAKEDVPDSVGRAYGNSEIKFGREYLLPKPFDPRVLLRMAPAVAQAAMDSGVARRPILDMEKYTEHLEALQGRSKEIMRTMINKAKAAPKRVVFPEGEEDKILRSVQVLLDERIAIPILIGEEKVIREKANALNIELRGTEIINPRKSEKLNAYSEVLFAKRQRKGMTRYDARRRLQEDGNYFGAIMLEQGDADALLSGINAHYPDVTLPAIEVVGKKDGLSKVHGLYMMVFKKEVVFCADTTVTIEPTAEELAETAILAAEQAQRFDITPRVAMLSFSNFGSAQHPLTQKVKKATELVKERAPELTVDGEIQANVALDPEIVKSQYPFSNLKGDANVFIFPDLQSGNITYKMLAKLGNAVAVGPILMGMKKPIHVLQRADDVSDIVNMAAVAVNDAQMNELEEYPLNTH is encoded by the coding sequence ATGTTAAAATTCATTGATGCCCTGGAATATCACCGGAGTGGCCGTAAGGGTAAAATTGAAGTGATCACCACCAAACCATGCGCAACAAGCAGAGACCTGTCTCTTGCCTACAGCCCAGGTGTTGCGCAACCCTGTCTGGCAATTGAAAAAGAGCCCGATATGGCCTATGAATATACCACCAAGGGAAATCTTGTCGCTGTTGTTTCCAACGGAACGGCAGTGCTCGGCCTTGGAGATATCGGCCCGCTTGCAGCTAAACCGGTTATGGAGGGGAAAGGCGTCCTGTTCAAGAGTTTTGCCGACATTGATGTTTTTGATATTGAACTGAACACCAAAGATCCCGACGAATTGATCCGTACAGTACAGTTGCTTGAACCGACCTTTGGCGGTATCAATTTGGAAGATATTAAAGGGCCGGAATGCTTTTATATCGAAGAAGCGCTGCAAAAAACCATGAACATCCCGGTGTTCCATGATGACCAGCACGGAACGGCGATTATTGTCGCAGCCGGCATGGTCAATGCCCTTGAAGTCGTGGAAAAAAAGATTGACGAGATCAAAATTGTCTTTAACGGGGCCGGAGCCGCCGGTATTGCCTGCGCCAACCTGTTAATTTCCATGGGTGTCAACAAAAAAAAGTTGATCCTCTGCGATTCCAAGGGTGTTATATATAAAGGCCGCACTGTCGGTATGAACCCGTATAAAGAACGCTTGGCAGCACAAACGGATGCCCGTACCCTTGACGATGCCATGAAAGGTGCGGATATTTTTTTCGGGGTTTCGGTCAAAGGGGCGCTGACCGCCGACATGCTGCGCGTCATGGCCAAAGACCCGATTGTCTTTGCCATGGCCAATCCTGATCCGGAGATCACGCCGAATGAGGCAAAAAAAGTGCGTGATGACGTTATCATTGGCACCGGACGTTCTGACTATAACAACCAGGTAAACAATGTCTTGTGTTTTCCTTTTCTCTTCCGTGGCGCGTTGGACACCCATGCCAGCGCCATTAATGATGAGATGAAACTGGCGGCAGTTCATGCCCTTGCCCAACTGGCAAAAGAAGATGTTCCCGATTCCGTAGGCCGTGCCTATGGCAACAGTGAAATCAAATTCGGGCGTGAATATCTTCTACCCAAACCTTTTGATCCCCGGGTCTTGTTACGCATGGCACCCGCCGTTGCCCAGGCAGCCATGGATTCCGGTGTCGCCCGCAGGCCTATTCTGGACATGGAGAAATACACTGAACACCTGGAAGCATTGCAGGGGCGCTCAAAAGAGATCATGCGTACCATGATCAACAAAGCAAAAGCGGCGCCTAAACGAGTGGTCTTTCCGGAAGGTGAAGAAGATAAAATCCTGCGTTCCGTACAGGTACTCCTGGACGAAAGGATAGCCATTCCGATTCTTATTGGCGAAGAAAAAGTCATCCGCGAAAAGGCCAATGCTCTCAATATTGAGCTGCGGGGAACGGAAATCATCAATCCTCGTAAAAGTGAAAAACTTAATGCGTATTCGGAAGTGCTTTTTGCCAAGCGTCAACGCAAGGGCATGACACGCTATGATGCCCGTCGCCGCCTGCAGGAGGATGGAAATTATTTCGGCGCCATCATGTTGGAACAAGGAGATGCGGACGCCCTGCTTTCCGGCATCAATGCCCATTATCCTGATGTCACCCTGCCGGCCATAGAAGTGGTTGGTAAAAAGGACGGCTTGTCTAAGGTGCATGGCCTGTACATGATGGTGTTCAAAAAAGAGGTGGTTTTTTGCGCCGATACCACCGTTACCATTGAACCGACCGCAGAAGAACTGGCGGAAACCGCCATCCTGGCAGCTGAACAGGCACAGCGTTTTGACATCACGCCACGCGTTGCCATGCTCTCCTTTTCCAACTTCGGCAGTGCCCAGCACCCATTAACTCAGAAAGTGAAAAAAGCAACCGAACTGGTTAAGGAACGGGCTCCGGAGCTGACGGTAGACGGGGAAATTCAGGCTAATGTTGCCCTGGATCCGGAAATTGTCAAAAGTCAATATCCCTTCTCCAACCTCAAAGGGGATGCAAATGTTTTTATCTTTCCGGACCTGCAATCAGGTAATATTACCTATAAGATGCTTGCCAAATTGGGAAATGCCGTTGCTGTCGGCCCTATCCTTATGGGAATGAAAAAACCCATTCATGTGCTGCAGCGCGCAGATGATGTCTCGGATATTGTCAATATGGCAGCAGTGGCTGTCAACGACGCGCAGATGAACGAACTGGAAGAATACCCATTAAATACCCATTAA
- a CDS encoding branched-chain amino acid ABC transporter permease: MQEIVQYLFSGITTGAVYAVIAVGLSMLYSSTELINFAHGEFVMIGALAMVTLWVRLSLPLPLAVAGAVAAGCILGLVFERLAIRTARNPKPITLIIITVGAGIFLKGAAMMVWGKDPFSMPSFSSHESIEMFGAALLPQSIWIVTAALVLAGGIHLFLKQTLTGKAMVACAVNKKAAWLSGIPSEKMGILAFGISAGCGAVAGIFIAPITMSSYDMGTILGLKGFCAAMIGGLGSLWGAFAGGLLLGILESLGAGLISSGLKDAIAFVLLLLILYIRPGGLFAAKEAKRF, translated from the coding sequence ATGCAAGAAATTGTCCAATATTTGTTTTCAGGTATTACCACCGGCGCCGTATACGCCGTGATCGCCGTGGGGCTGTCCATGCTTTACAGCTCCACGGAGCTGATCAACTTTGCCCACGGGGAGTTTGTCATGATCGGGGCGCTTGCCATGGTGACGCTGTGGGTGCGCTTAAGCCTGCCCCTGCCCCTGGCCGTGGCAGGCGCTGTGGCAGCCGGCTGTATCCTGGGGCTTGTATTTGAACGGCTTGCCATCCGTACGGCCCGAAATCCTAAACCGATTACCCTGATTATTATTACAGTGGGGGCAGGCATTTTCCTAAAAGGCGCAGCCATGATGGTCTGGGGAAAAGACCCTTTCAGCATGCCCTCGTTTTCAAGCCATGAATCCATTGAAATGTTTGGTGCTGCCCTTCTGCCCCAGAGCATCTGGATTGTTACAGCCGCCCTGGTGCTGGCAGGCGGTATCCATCTGTTTCTGAAACAGACGCTCACCGGCAAAGCCATGGTGGCCTGTGCCGTCAATAAAAAAGCGGCCTGGCTCTCCGGCATCCCGTCGGAAAAAATGGGGATTCTGGCCTTTGGCATCAGCGCCGGTTGCGGGGCGGTGGCAGGGATCTTCATTGCCCCCATTACCATGAGTTCCTATGACATGGGCACCATCCTGGGGCTGAAAGGGTTTTGTGCCGCTATGATCGGGGGGCTTGGCAGCCTGTGGGGGGCCTTTGCCGGCGGACTGCTTCTGGGCATTCTGGAATCCCTGGGTGCGGGCCTTATATCTTCAGGCTTAAAGGATGCCATAGCCTTTGTGCTCCTGCTTCTGATTCTTTACATCCGGCCGGGCGGACTGTTTGCGGCCAAAGAGGCCAAGCGGTTTTAG
- a CDS encoding branched-chain amino acid ABC transporter permease, which yields MMTEKKKIIWIEYLGFICAVSAFGLVTENTYYLQIMTFIGINTLLGLGLNMLMGYTGQVSLGHAAFYGIGAYTTAILSGTYGINPWLALVCAVAAAVLIAFIVGLPTLRLSGYYLAMGTLGFGMIVNIVIRECAHVTGGASGFVGIPVLEAGSLVFMAGPGYYFLVWATVCVAMIICRRLLDSRTGRALRAIHDGEKAAVAIGINTHFLKLEIFMFSAALSAIAGFLYAHFVLFISPESFGFMFSIKIVTMVVIGGMASVWGAVLGAAVLTLLPEVLHGFAEYEMIIFGTVLMVVMIFMPQGLNRGIMDMIRTARRAKA from the coding sequence ATGATGACAGAGAAAAAGAAAATCATCTGGATTGAATACTTAGGTTTTATCTGTGCCGTCTCTGCCTTTGGACTTGTCACGGAAAACACCTATTATCTTCAGATCATGACCTTTATCGGGATCAACACCCTCCTCGGATTAGGCCTTAACATGCTCATGGGTTACACCGGCCAGGTCTCTTTAGGCCATGCCGCCTTTTACGGCATCGGGGCCTATACCACGGCCATCCTCTCGGGCACATACGGCATAAACCCCTGGCTGGCCCTGGTATGTGCCGTGGCTGCCGCCGTACTCATTGCCTTTATTGTGGGACTTCCTACCCTGCGGCTTTCCGGCTATTATCTTGCCATGGGCACACTCGGCTTCGGCATGATTGTCAACATTGTGATCCGAGAGTGTGCCCACGTAACCGGCGGGGCATCCGGATTTGTGGGAATCCCCGTGCTGGAGGCAGGCTCCCTGGTCTTCATGGCCGGACCCGGTTACTATTTCCTTGTTTGGGCCACTGTGTGTGTCGCCATGATCATTTGCCGCAGGCTTCTTGACTCCCGCACGGGCCGTGCGCTTCGAGCCATCCATGACGGAGAAAAAGCCGCTGTTGCCATAGGTATAAACACCCACTTTCTAAAACTTGAAATATTTATGTTTTCCGCCGCCCTCAGTGCGATAGCAGGTTTCTTGTACGCCCATTTTGTCCTTTTTATCAGTCCTGAGTCATTCGGGTTTATGTTCTCTATAAAAATAGTCACCATGGTGGTAATCGGCGGCATGGCAAGCGTATGGGGGGCTGTGCTCGGTGCAGCCGTGCTGACCCTTCTGCCCGAAGTGCTCCACGGATTTGCCGAATATGAAATGATCATTTTCGGAACTGTTTTAATGGTTGTCATGATATTCATGCCCCAGGGGTTGAACCGGGGGATCATGGATATGATCCGGACAGCCCGGAGGGCCAAGGCATGA
- a CDS encoding ABC transporter ATP-binding protein, producing the protein MILSQQRPQIRAEQILEVQDLTKMFGGVKAQDQISFSIEKGIVCGLIGPNGAGKTTLFNMITGIYRPDAGKVIFNGKNIKKTPVHRLVKAGVARTFQHVELFSSMTLLENIMVGMHVRTKAGFWAAVTRMPAMKKEERDSRRRAEALLEFTGLSTDTHKMAGDLPAGRQKTAQIARALASDPLLLLLDEPAAGLNPVETHALGKLIQKIKESGITMMLVEHDMSLVMGMSDKVVVLDQGKKLAEGTPRQIQRNEAVMSAYLGNG; encoded by the coding sequence ATGATACTGTCACAACAACGGCCTCAAATCCGGGCCGAACAGATCCTTGAGGTCCAGGATCTGACCAAAATGTTTGGCGGCGTCAAAGCCCAGGACCAAATCAGTTTTTCTATTGAAAAAGGCATCGTATGCGGACTGATCGGTCCCAACGGGGCCGGGAAGACAACGCTGTTCAACATGATCACCGGCATTTACCGGCCCGATGCGGGCAAGGTGATTTTCAATGGAAAAAACATCAAAAAAACGCCGGTTCACAGATTGGTGAAAGCAGGGGTGGCCAGGACCTTTCAGCATGTGGAGCTTTTTTCATCCATGACCTTACTGGAAAACATCATGGTTGGGATGCATGTACGCACCAAAGCAGGCTTCTGGGCCGCCGTCACCCGGATGCCTGCCATGAAAAAAGAAGAGCGAGACTCCCGTCGGCGGGCGGAAGCGTTGCTTGAATTCACAGGTCTTTCAACAGATACCCATAAAATGGCAGGCGATCTGCCCGCAGGCCGGCAGAAAACCGCACAAATTGCCCGGGCATTGGCTTCGGATCCCCTGCTGCTCCTGCTTGACGAGCCGGCTGCCGGATTGAACCCGGTTGAAACCCACGCCCTGGGCAAACTGATCCAAAAAATTAAAGAATCGGGTATCACGATGATGCTGGTGGAACATGACATGAGCCTGGTTATGGGGATGTCCGACAAGGTGGTCGTTCTGGACCAGGGGAAAAAATTAGCCGAAGGCACACCCCGACAAATCCAGCGCAATGAGGCCGTAATGTCAGCCTACCTAGGCAACGGATAA
- a CDS encoding ABC transporter ATP-binding protein → MLKIKNLRCCYGNIAVVHTVSLSVRQGELISIIGANGAGKSTLLAAVCGLLKNWSGEIEFKGRPLNGMSAPAIVRQGISMVPEGRQIFSPLSVMDNLKMGAYTRFKKDGKSRVAEDLDMVIQMFPILKERAGQLAGTLSGGEQQMLAIGRALMARPTLLVLDEPSMGLAPKIVEMIFSTIQDLSHNGVTILLVEQNARAALKIADRGYVLETGKMVLQGSADELLVDDDVKRAYLGKDYGDFLDERNQ, encoded by the coding sequence ATGCTGAAAATTAAAAACCTGAGATGCTGTTACGGAAATATTGCCGTGGTTCATACGGTAAGTCTTTCGGTGAGACAAGGGGAGCTGATCTCCATCATCGGTGCCAACGGCGCAGGCAAAAGCACCCTTTTAGCCGCGGTGTGCGGCCTGTTAAAAAACTGGTCCGGGGAGATCGAGTTCAAAGGCCGCCCCCTTAATGGCATGTCAGCACCGGCCATTGTCAGGCAGGGTATCAGCATGGTGCCCGAAGGTCGGCAGATATTTTCACCCCTAAGCGTTATGGACAACCTGAAAATGGGAGCATATACCCGGTTCAAAAAAGATGGAAAAAGCCGTGTGGCCGAAGATCTTGATATGGTGATTCAGATGTTTCCCATTTTAAAGGAACGGGCAGGCCAGTTGGCCGGCACACTGTCAGGAGGCGAGCAGCAGATGCTCGCCATTGGCAGGGCTTTGATGGCGCGCCCTACCCTGCTCGTACTGGACGAGCCATCCATGGGCCTTGCCCCCAAAATTGTGGAGATGATCTTTTCCACGATCCAGGATCTGTCACACAACGGGGTGACTATTCTTCTGGTTGAGCAGAATGCCAGGGCAGCTTTGAAAATTGCTGACCGGGGCTATGTGCTTGAAACGGGTAAAATGGTACTCCAGGGCAGTGCAGATGAACTTTTAGTGGATGATGATGTGAAGCGTGCCTACCTTGGCAAAGATTACGGCGACTTTTTGGACGAAAGGAATCAATAA
- a CDS encoding succinate dehydrogenase/fumarate reductase iron-sulfur subunit has translation MEEKFLNLTLKVWRQKRGEKKGKIETYQAKHISTDASFLEMLDIVNDDLTIAGIEPIAFDHDCREGICGMCGQVVNGYAHGEEKGTTLCQLHMRRFKDGDTIFIEPFRAKAFKVVKDLVIDRSAFDKIIQAGGYITAKAGGAPDANIFPVTYETGELAMNAAECIGCGACVAACPNASAMLFVGAKISHLALLPQGRPEAAKRALAMVRAMDSCGFGNCSNERECEASCPKNIQITNIARLNREFLSAGVCSTSM, from the coding sequence ATGGAAGAAAAATTTTTAAATCTGACACTAAAGGTCTGGCGCCAGAAGAGGGGTGAGAAGAAAGGTAAAATTGAAACCTATCAGGCAAAGCATATTTCTACTGACGCCTCTTTTTTGGAAATGCTTGATATCGTTAATGATGATCTCACAATTGCCGGTATAGAACCCATTGCCTTTGATCATGACTGTCGCGAGGGTATTTGCGGAATGTGCGGGCAGGTTGTAAACGGGTATGCTCACGGAGAAGAAAAAGGAACTACCCTTTGCCAGCTTCACATGAGACGTTTCAAAGATGGCGACACTATATTTATTGAACCCTTCAGAGCAAAAGCGTTTAAGGTCGTAAAAGATCTTGTTATCGATAGAAGTGCCTTTGATAAGATTATCCAGGCTGGCGGTTATATAACTGCTAAAGCCGGGGGCGCTCCCGACGCAAATATTTTCCCGGTTACCTATGAAACCGGTGAACTTGCTATGAATGCAGCAGAATGTATTGGTTGCGGCGCATGTGTTGCTGCATGCCCGAATGCTTCTGCAATGCTTTTTGTCGGCGCTAAGATTTCCCATCTTGCTTTGCTTCCCCAGGGTAGACCTGAAGCAGCTAAACGCGCATTGGCTATGGTAAGAGCGATGGATAGTTGCGGCTTTGGCAACTGCTCAAACGAAAGAGAATGCGAAGCATCATGTCCTAAAAATATTCAAATAACCAATATTGCTCGTCTGAACAGAGAGTTCCTGTCAGCAGGCGTTTGTTCTACATCTATGTAA